In the genome of Triticum urartu cultivar G1812 chromosome 5, Tu2.1, whole genome shotgun sequence, one region contains:
- the LOC125510962 gene encoding RNA pseudouridine synthase 7, translating to MAGALAGAGIVWQTPANPPEAQDYIFRNGRRYVRPYYFEFISHAKNRWAGKTIVDLFTDEFKGRPREYYVHAVKCGRLQVDEQMVEEDYIVKSSQKISHFLHRHEPPVLGGNIVILQNEVDVVTVCKPASVPVHPCGQYRKNTVVGIMEAEHGLTPLFPVHRLDRLVSGLLIFAKSAERAECFRQQIEANLLQKEYVAKVVGVFPEGEQTVDANVNFNAREGRSTVEVSNGPGKALPSGKQACTKFQRICTDGNHSIVLCKPVTGRTHQIRVHLKHLGYPIANDELYVSGDFCPRSSKGTSIHRATSLACSLPSSDPDNGAEADLEFGIDPMCTNCPNLAPVGYDGNEEGLWLHCVRYTGPDWCYECPYPDWASLDNVSGKKMKSDVPPEN from the exons ATGGCGGGGGCGCTCGCGGGAGCCGGGATCGTGTGGCAGACGCCGGCCAACCCGCCCGAGGCGCAGGACTACATCTTCCGCAACG GGCGGCGCTACGTGAGGCCCTATTACTTCGAGTTCATCTCCCAT GCGAAGAACAGATGGGCTGGGAAGACCATTGTAGATCTCTTCACGGATGAATTCAAGGGGCGGCCCCGTGAATACTAT GTTCATGCAGTGAAGTGCGGGAGGCTTCAGGTGGATGAGCAAATGGTTGAAGAAGACTATATTGTGAAATCATCACAAAAGATAAGCCATTTCTTGCACAG GCACGAGCCACCAGTCTTGGGTGGTAATATTGTAATCCTTCAGAATGAAGTTGATGTTGTAACTGTTTGCAAACCGGCATCTGTTCCA GTTCATCCCTGTGGACAGTACCGTAAAAACACCGTAGTAGGCATTATGGAGGCAGAACATGGATTGACGCCCCTATTTC CTGTGCATCGGTTAGACCGGTTAGTTTCAGGTCTACTTATATTCGCTAAAAGTGCTGAGCGAGCAGAATGTTTCAGGCAACAG ATAGAAGCTAATTTGCTGCAGAAAGAATATGTAGCCAAAGTTGTTGGTGTATTTCCTGAAGGCGAG CAAACTGTTGACGCTAATGTAAACTTCAATGCACGGGAAGGAAGGAGCACTGTTGAG GTTTCTAACGGTCCTGGTAAAGCCCTCCCAAGTGGAAAACAAGCATGCACCAAGTTTCAGAGGATTTGCACTGATGGGAACCACAGCATTGTCTTGTGCAAACCTGTCACTGGCCGAACTCACCAG ATACGGGTGCATCTAAAACACCTTGGTTACCCAATAGCTAATGATGAGCTCTATGTTTCGGGGGATTTTTGTCCGCGTTCATCAAAGGGGACGAGTATCCATAGGGCAACCTCACTAGCGTGCTCATTGCCATCATCAGATCCTGACAACGGTGCTGAAGCTGATTTGGAATTTGGTATTGACCCAATGTGTACGAATTGTCCAAATCTCGCTCCTGTCGG TTATGATGGCAACGAGGAGGGACTATGGCTGCATTGTGTGCGATATACTGGCCCCGATTGGTGCTATGAATGCCCATATCCTGACTGGGCATCCCTTGACAATGTGTCAGGGAAGAAAATGAAGTCTGATGTACCACCAGAAAATTAA